DNA from Polaribacter sp. NJDZ03:
ATGGCGCAGAACAAGAACAATTAGATAATATTTGGGAATACAAAACACATGCTGCTTTTTCTGATGCAGAACGAGCTGCCTTAGATTTTTCATTAGCTGCCTCTATGGTCCCTAATGCTGTTGATACAAAAATTAAAAATGAGTTATATAAATATTGGGATGAAGGTGAAATAGTAGAAATGTTAGGTGTTATTTCTCTTTTTGGATACTTAAATCGTTGGAATGATTCTATGGGAACAACACTAGAAAAAGATGCAATTGAAAGTGGAGATCAATATTTAGGAAAACATGGCTTTGAAGTAGGTAAACATCAATAAAAATAGTATATTTATTCTCAAAAAAATACCTCCTCATTTAGAATGAGAAGGTTAAAATAAATTATTAAGGTCCCCCAACCTCGTCAAATTTAACAATCAAAAATAATGAAATAAGATTACTCTAATATTGTATATTCTGCAAAATCTATTTTATTTTTTTGTATTATTTAAGTTTTAAATATCCCTATGAAAAAAGAACAAGAAAAATTATTTGACTTAATAAAACTAAAACTCCCCAAAAACGTTTCTTTTATAGACGAAATTTCGGATGTTTTAGATTTAAGTTATGATGCTGCTTACCGCAGAATTAAAGGAAAAACCCCCTTAAACCTAACAGAAACACTACAACTTTCTAACCATTACAATATTAGTTTAAACACATTATTGATTGAAACAAAAAATAATGCTCAAAAAATTGTTGTGGAAAAGACTCATCATATAATTTCAAATGATTTTTTACATGTCTTTTTTAAAGAAGCTGTAAAAGAAATTCAAAATTTATTAGAATCTAAAGAAGCGCTACTAATTAATTCACTTAAAGATTACCCTCTCTATCATGCGGGTAATAGTTATTTTGCTAAGTTTAGAATCTTCGCTTTAATAAATATGTCTACTAGCGATTCTAAGGTAAAAAAACTTCCTTTTTCTGAGTTTACTCCCTCTAAAGAAATTCTAAAAAATCATAATACTTTTTTAAGTAAATACAATAAGGTTGCTCTTATAGAAATTTGGAGTGACTCTACCATCGATAATATTTTAAATCAAATTCAATACTTTTTTGACGTTGGACTCACTACAAAAGAAGAATCTATAAAAATTGCGGATGGTTTAATAGACTCTCTGTTAATAATTGAAAAACAAGCAAAGAATCAAAAAAGAGACAAAAGCGAAAATAGTTATCATTTATACCATAACAACCTTGTTCCTCTATTAAACACGGTGCTTATGCAAACAAAAACTAATAAAAAAGTTTTTGTTCCTTATACCAATCTAAGTTACTTTAAGGTAAGTGATGAAAATACTACAAACCAAATTGAGCTACATTTAAAAACTCAATTAGAGTTTTCTAAAAACCTTTCTGGAGATGCTGCTGTAGATAGACAGAAATTCTTTAATACTCTTTCTCAAAAAATTGAAAATCGAAAAATAAAACTTTCTGCCACTTTTTTACATAATAATCTTTCTAACTCTGTTTTGTAAATTTGGAATTACATTTTTCTCAAACCAGGGGTTTTTAGTCAACCAAAAACGATTTCTGGGTGATGGATGCGGAAGTGTAAAATATTTAGGCAAATACTCTGGATAATTATCTACCGTTTCTGTAAGCGTTCTTTTGGCTTTGTCTTTTAGGTAATAGTTTTGTGCATACATTCCTATTAAAATTATCATTTTTAAGTTTGGCATTAATTCAAATAACTGCTGATGCCATTGTGGAGCACATTCTTTACGGGGCGGTTTATCACCACTTTTTCCTTTACCAGGATAACAAAACCCCATGGGCACAATTGCAAATTTTTCTACATCGTAAAAATCTTCATCAGAAACATTGAGCCACTTTCTTAATTGTTTTCCGCTTGCATCGTCCCAAGGAATCCCAGATTTATGAACCTTTGTTCCGGGTGCTTGACCAATAATTACAATTTTAGATTTTTTATGTGCAGTAACAACAGGGTTAGCTCCTAAATCTAAATGTGGCTCACAAATTTTACATTGTTTTATTTCTGATAAAAGGTGTTGCATTTTCTAAAAATACAGTTTTTTAACATACCAATAGGCGAAAGACAAGGAATCTCTCTTTTAAAGAAGATATAATTATTAATGAGATTTCTCAATCGCAAAAAAGTTCATTTCGAAATGACAAACTGAATGTAATTCTGAATGACAGAAGAAGAAGAAGAATCTAAAACGTAACAATACTATGAGATTTCTCAATCGCAAAAAAGCTCATTTCGAAATGACTTTCGAACTCTAAAAAAAACTCTTACTTGACCTCTAAAGCTTCACTTTCAAAAGACAAACCATCGAAACCAAACTTCATAAAATTTCTGATATTTTGATGAGAGTCTCCGTTTACATCTTCTAAAACATTTTTATAATGTTCTCCAAAGCAAAATAACGTTTCTTCTTTTGTCATTTTTTGAATTTTAGCAAATGCAAATAACTTACAAGAACCCGAGTTTTCTCCTGCCTTGTTTTTAATATCTCCGTTTGTAAAAGTAGTTGGAGTAAAATTATAGTTGTCTTCAATTACTTGCATGGTTTCTGCAAATAAGATTGAAGTTGGGTTTGCTTTTAGTTTTGTTATGAATTGTTGAATGATCATTAGTTTTTTTTTTAGATTTCAATAAAATAATAGATTACCGAAATGTTTTTAATTAAAATCAAAAATACTGCTAATTATATTCATAACAATTTAAAAAAAAGGCATCAATCTAAGCTTATCTAGGACCTTTTTTATAATTCTTTTTAAATTATGCTTCGACAAGCTCAGCAAGACATTTACATATAAATTGTTTTTATATATTATTAATTACAACAGAAACATCTAGTTAAAAATAAAGACATCTTTTATTTTCATAATGTAAAGTATTGTTTACATTTGTATAAAAATAATAGCTTTATGAAAATTAAAATGTTACCAAATTGGTGTAAGAAATTAGGATTATTAATATTTATTGTTGGTTTTACAATTTCTGGCTACAAGGATTTTATGTTAGGATTTACAGGAGAACTACCAAATGTTACAAAATTTAATTACTTTGAAAACTTACTTTCCAATTCAGCTATTCATTTTTTAGAGATTGCTTCAATTTTAGGTATGGTCATATATTTAATGTCTATGGAAAAAATAGAAGATGATTATATTAACAAATTACGATTAGAATCATTTCAATTAACATCTTTCATTGGATTAGCAATAACTATAATTTCTTATTCAATTTCTGAAGAGATAAAGTTAACTTTAGATTATTTTATTATTCTTTTCCTGTGGTTTTACCTCATAATTTTCGCACTTAAAAAACGCATTTACTAAATGAAAAACTTAATAAAAGTAGAACGTGCAAGGCATAATTTAACACAAGCTGATTTGGCAAAAAAGGTTGATGTTTCTAGACAAACTATTTATGCAATAGAAAATAATAAATTTAATCCGTCTGTAACTTTAGCTATTAAAATGGCGCGTCTTTTTAATGTGACAGTAGAGTATTTATTTGATATTGAAGAGGATTAATAACTAGTAAGCATCAAAATGATCGACTAAATTCGTTTGATATAATAATTCCTTTTTTATTTAAACAATAATCAAAACCTCAGCTTTTGGCTGATAATTTAATAAAAATGATAAATCTTTTTTTACTTTTAATTATTTGGTTTCTAGAAATAATTTGGTTGATTCTATAGAAATAAGCAACACCCTTTTTAGATAAAGACCATAGTACAAAATGAACCTTTAGATTCTAGACTTCACAAGAATAATAAATAGTTTTGTTTAGTTTACTTTTCTATTATTTGTGAAGCATAAAAAATGTCTCTCAAAATTATTCAGTTTATAGATTTCTCAATCGTTAAAACTCACTTAGAAACGCTATTTTTAATAGTAATAAAAAGTGGCTAAATTTTCAAAGACCTCACAGGTTTTTAAAATCTGTGAGGTCTAATATGAGTAAAGAAGTTACTTCTTCCCTTCTACAATTACAACAATTTCCCCTTTTGGTGGCTTATTTGTATAATGTGCTAAAACTTCTGTTGCAGTTCCTCTAATCGTTTCTTCAAACATTTTAGTGAGTTCTCTTGATACAGAGACTTGTCTGTCGGCACCAAAATATTCTACAAAATGCCCCAATGTTTTAATCAATTTATGCGGAGATTCGTAAAATATGATAGTTCTTGTTTCTTCTGCTAATAATAAAAAACGGGTTTGTCTTCCTTTTTTAACAGGCAAAAAACCTTCAAAAACAAACTTATCATTTGGCAAACCAGAGTTTACCAATGCAGGTACAAATGCTGTTGCACCAGGTAAACAATCTACTTCTATATTATTTTCTACACAGGCTCTGGTTAATAAAAAACCAGGATCGGAAATTGCAGGTGTTCCAGCATCGGAAATTAAGGCACAGGTTTCTCCATTTTTAATTCTTTGTACAATTCCTTTTACAGACTTATGCTCATTATGCATATGATGACTGTGCATTTGTGTTTCAATCTCAAAATGTTTTAAGAGTTTACCGCTTGTACGGGTATCTTCTGCTAAAATAAAATCTACTTCTTTTAGAATTCTAATGGCTCTAAAAGTCATGTCTTCTAAATTACCTATTGGTGTTGGGACTAAATATAATTTACTCATTTTTCGGATTTCAAGTTTCAAATTTAAGCTTTCAAGTTGGACTCAAAAACAAATAGTTGAATTTAAATAGAATTTACAAAAATATTTATAATCACATTATCCGTATATTTAATAAAACTAGTTCAAACAATAAAAAAAGAAACTATCTTTTGCACTTACTTTAATGCTACCAACTCCAGTATTAGATAATCTAATTTATCAAAAATAGTTATGTTTTCTCTAATTACTTTCGCATAAACACCTGGTTTATCTATAATCATCCAATATTTAAATTTTACTTCTCCATAAAAACCTTCTACCACTTTGCATTCAAATTCGCCTGCGATTACTTTAATCGTCTCCGTTGTAATTACTCTAAACGGACCAAGTTTTTCTTGAGGAAAAAAATCATTACTCCTATTTAAAAGTCCTCCTTTAAAACTTTCAGAGCCTTTTAGAGTATCTTTTTCATTAATGACTAAATTATTTAGAGTGATACTTTTTCTTTCTTTATTTATGGTAATTTTAGTCAATAAAGTATCTATTTTAAAATCTGTTGTGTTTTGTATTAACCGGCTTTGTTTATACTTTAAATAGTTTACATGTTCTAGTTTTATTAATAAAGAATCAAAATCTGACCAAGGAGAATTTTCGTTAGGTCTTGCCGGAAAATTATCAATATTAAAAGTTAAACGCTCTAAAGTGGTAGATGAAACTTCTTTTTTAGCTATGATTTCTTTTCCATTTATATTTAGTACAAATGCTTTTTCTGATTGCTCTTTTAGCATACTTTTTCCATTTAATAATTTTGACTCACCTATAAAAATTATAGATTTTTCGTTAGAATTGTACATCCAAGTTCCGTTAGTTGTAGATTTTATACCATCTCTTGAAGAAATTGTTGTTATCGAAAAAGTATCTGGTAGTTCCATTTTTAGTAATTGAATACTATCAAAATCACTTTCTAATTGCCAAACTCCTTTTAATTTTGACATTGCATTTTCTTTCGCAATGTTATTTAGATCTAATTTTAAATAGGTTGTTTTTACACCCTCTTTTTCTAATACCATTTCTTTATTAGTACTACTTACTATTTCATTGACACCATTAAAATCTTTTTCAACATTAGATCTCATCTCTATTTCATTACCTCTACTATTATAACGCCAAGCAGCAATTAACACTCCTTTCATCATAACTCTTCCCCTATCAGAGAACTCAATAATTTTAAATAAATGTTTAGTATTGGTTGGTGACTCTACTTTAGTTATAAGCCAATTACCAACAATATTTGATTTTTGTGCGTTTATAGAATAACTGCACAGAATAATTAAAAATGTAATAACTAATTTTCTCATGAGATGCTATTTTTAAAGTGTTATACTTTCTTTTTTTCCCATTCAGACCCTCTTGTTCGTATTAGTAATCTCAATACATACGAAACATTTATTTTAGTCTGAAATTTTCATTTTTTTTAATCCATTAAGGTAATAATTCTCAACCAAACTCTTACCTTAATTCTATTAAAATCTTATTTTCAACACTTTACACCTCTGCTCTCAAGTCTTTAATTACGTTAGTTTCTAAATTGAATTCTACTTCTTAAGGTTTCTTTTCTTATCAATATAATTTTTAATCTTACAAAACACATCGTCTGTATAATCGTTTTACCAATACATGTCGATGACATTTAAACACATAAAAAATGATGGCAAAGTTTTATATTCAATTGTTTCTATTGGAAGAAAAGCCTTCATCTAAGGATAATTTTATTTCCGCTACTTTTTATTAAATATTATAGATTTCTATTAGTAAAACGCTCTATTGACTATAAAAAACACCGATATACTATCTATTTAATGAGCATTAGACGGATTTTGCGTTACCGATTGCAGTACTTCCACTACGCTCAGTATAAAATAATGTTTGAGCTCTTTTTTATTCTTTTTCGGAATAAAAAAAGCGAGTGCGGAAAGCGGGGCATTTCTCTTTAGAAATGAACGCCCAAAAAACTCATATTCACTAGAAAATGATTATTTTTGCAGCTTGAAAGATCCTGAAATAAATTCAGGATGACAGTTTTAAAGATTTCCGTTTTAGGAAGCTAATTTTAATAGAAAATGTATAGAAGTCATTCTTGTGGCGAGTTAAACGCATCGCATATAAATACAGAAGTTACCTTAGCGGGTTGGGTACAGAAAAGCCGTGATAAAGGCTTTATGATTTGGGTAGATTTACGTGATAGATACGGAATTACGCAATTAATGTTTGATGAAGAGCGTACGCCAAAAGAAATGATGGACAAAGCAAAATCTCTTGGTAGAGAATTTGTGATTCAGGTTACAGGAACCGTTATTGAGCGTGAGTCTAAAAACGATAAAATGGCTACTGGTGCCGTTGAATTGTTGGTTTCTAAATTAGAAATCTTAAATGCATCTATTACCCCACCTTTTACAATTGAAGATAAAACGGACGGTGGTGAAGACATTAGAATGAAGTACAGATACTTAGACATTAGAAGAAATCCTGTTAAAGACAGTTTAATCTTTCGTCATAAAGTAGCAATGGAAGTGCGTAAATACTTGTCTAACCAAGAATTTATTGAAGTTGAAACGCCTTATTTAATAAAATCTACGCCAGAAGGTGCTAGAGATTTTGTGGTGCCTTCTCGTATGAATGAAGGTCAGTTTTATGCATTACCACAATCTCCACAGACCTTTAAACAATTGTTGATGGTTGGTGGAATGGATAAATATTTTCAGATTGTAAAATGCTTTAGAGATGAAGATTTACGTGCAGACAGACAGCCAGAGTTTACACAAATTGACTGTGAAATGGCGTTTGTGGAGCAAGAAGATATTTTAAATATTTTTGAAGGATTAACGCGTCACTTACTAAAGGAAGTAAATAATGTTGAGGTGGAGAAATTCCCAAGAATGTTATATGACGATGCCATGAAATTGTATGGAAATGACAAACCAGATATCCGTTTTGGTATGGAGTTTGGCGAGTTAAATGCAGTTACACAACATAAAGATTTTGGTGTTTTTAATAGCGCAGAATTAGTGGTTGGTATTGCTGTACCTGGTGGAAACGCATATACAAGAAAAGAAATAGACAATATTATTAAGTGGGTAAAACGTCCGCAAGTTGGTGCTTTAGGTATGATTTATGCTCGTGTAAACGAAGATGGATCTTTTAAATCTTCTGTAGATAAATTCTACGACCAAGAAGATTTAGCAAAATGGGCAGAAATTACGGGTGCAAAACCTGGTGATTTAGTGTGTGTTTTATCTGGTGATACCAATAAAGTAAGAGCACAATTATCTGCTTTACGTATGGAATTGGCAACACGTTTAGGTTTGAGAGATCCTAAAGTATTTGCGCCGCTTTGGGTAATTGACTTTCCTTTATTAGAATTAGATGAAGAAACTGGGCATTACCACGCAATGCATCATCCGTTTACTTCGCCAAAACCTGGGCAAATGGAATTGTTAAACACAGACCCAGGAGCTGTGAAAGCAAATGCCTACGATTTGGTGTTAAACGGAAATGAAATTGGTGGTGGTTCTATTAGAATTCACGACAAGCAAATGCAAGCAACCATGTTGAAACATTTAGGTTTTTCTGAGG
Protein-coding regions in this window:
- a CDS encoding carboxymuconolactone decarboxylase family protein codes for the protein MPLVTPLSSEHDMETKELALFFNETLGFCPNSVLTMQRRPAISKAFINLNKAVMANEGRVTSALKRMIAWVSSNATGCRYCQAHAIRAAERYGAEQEQLDNIWEYKTHAAFSDAERAALDFSLAASMVPNAVDTKIKNELYKYWDEGEIVEMLGVISLFGYLNRWNDSMGTTLEKDAIESGDQYLGKHGFEVGKHQ
- a CDS encoding helix-turn-helix domain-containing protein, with protein sequence MKKEQEKLFDLIKLKLPKNVSFIDEISDVLDLSYDAAYRRIKGKTPLNLTETLQLSNHYNISLNTLLIETKNNAQKIVVEKTHHIISNDFLHVFFKEAVKEIQNLLESKEALLINSLKDYPLYHAGNSYFAKFRIFALINMSTSDSKVKKLPFSEFTPSKEILKNHNTFLSKYNKVALIEIWSDSTIDNILNQIQYFFDVGLTTKEESIKIADGLIDSLLIIEKQAKNQKRDKSENSYHLYHNNLVPLLNTVLMQTKTNKKVFVPYTNLSYFKVSDENTTNQIELHLKTQLEFSKNLSGDAAVDRQKFFNTLSQKIENRKIKLSATFLHNNLSNSVL
- a CDS encoding uracil-DNA glycosylase family protein, producing the protein MQHLLSEIKQCKICEPHLDLGANPVVTAHKKSKIVIIGQAPGTKVHKSGIPWDDASGKQLRKWLNVSDEDFYDVEKFAIVPMGFCYPGKGKSGDKPPRKECAPQWHQQLFELMPNLKMIILIGMYAQNYYLKDKAKRTLTETVDNYPEYLPKYFTLPHPSPRNRFWLTKNPWFEKNVIPNLQNRVRKIIM
- a CDS encoding HopJ type III effector protein, which translates into the protein MIIQQFITKLKANPTSILFAETMQVIEDNYNFTPTTFTNGDIKNKAGENSGSCKLFAFAKIQKMTKEETLFCFGEHYKNVLEDVNGDSHQNIRNFMKFGFDGLSFESEALEVK
- a CDS encoding helix-turn-helix transcriptional regulator codes for the protein MKNLIKVERARHNLTQADLAKKVDVSRQTIYAIENNKFNPSVTLAIKMARLFNVTVEYLFDIEED
- the rsmI gene encoding 16S rRNA (cytidine(1402)-2'-O)-methyltransferase, with product MSKLYLVPTPIGNLEDMTFRAIRILKEVDFILAEDTRTSGKLLKHFEIETQMHSHHMHNEHKSVKGIVQRIKNGETCALISDAGTPAISDPGFLLTRACVENNIEVDCLPGATAFVPALVNSGLPNDKFVFEGFLPVKKGRQTRFLLLAEETRTIIFYESPHKLIKTLGHFVEYFGADRQVSVSRELTKMFEETIRGTATEVLAHYTNKPPKGEIVVIVEGKK
- the aspS gene encoding aspartate--tRNA ligase; protein product: MYRSHSCGELNASHINTEVTLAGWVQKSRDKGFMIWVDLRDRYGITQLMFDEERTPKEMMDKAKSLGREFVIQVTGTVIERESKNDKMATGAVELLVSKLEILNASITPPFTIEDKTDGGEDIRMKYRYLDIRRNPVKDSLIFRHKVAMEVRKYLSNQEFIEVETPYLIKSTPEGARDFVVPSRMNEGQFYALPQSPQTFKQLLMVGGMDKYFQIVKCFRDEDLRADRQPEFTQIDCEMAFVEQEDILNIFEGLTRHLLKEVNNVEVEKFPRMLYDDAMKLYGNDKPDIRFGMEFGELNAVTQHKDFGVFNSAELVVGIAVPGGNAYTRKEIDNIIKWVKRPQVGALGMIYARVNEDGSFKSSVDKFYDQEDLAKWAEITGAKPGDLVCVLSGDTNKVRAQLSALRMELATRLGLRDPKVFAPLWVIDFPLLELDEETGHYHAMHHPFTSPKPGQMELLNTDPGAVKANAYDLVLNGNEIGGGSIRIHDKQMQATMLKHLGFSEEDAKAQFGFLMDAFEYGAPPHGGLAFGLDRLVAILGGQETIRDFIAFPKNNSGRDVMIDAPAFIDDEQLKELSLRLDIKA